One Edaphobacter flagellatus genomic region harbors:
- a CDS encoding FtsX-like permease family protein translates to MRFELFIAARYLKAKRRQAVVGIITAISIIGVAAGVASLIIALAITNGMRRDMQERLLGSTAHIDLMRVAADGIRDWHPLLDRLRKVPHVTAAAPGLYGQVLISRGARSGGGLVKGIIPAEERTIGDLLQKIYEGSADALEPVSASASQPTSPAGAQPLPPIVIGKDLAENLGAKVGDTVVVTSPLGELSPLGWMPKIQRCMVAGIFKSGFYQYDSSYAFMRLRDAQRLMSEPDWISVISFKVDDLYNADKIARTIEDQAGKGFQATSWMQQNRELFRALRLEQIVTFIVLALIVCVAALNILIALTMMVMEKTRDIAVLMSFGVTEMQVRRIFLLQGLLISVIGTFLGLILGYALSWIGGHYRFPLDASVYSIDYLPFAPKIRDGIIVATVSLGVSLIATIYPSGSAAKVLPAEALRYE, encoded by the coding sequence ATGCGATTTGAACTCTTCATTGCGGCGCGCTACCTCAAGGCCAAGCGTCGCCAGGCCGTCGTCGGCATCATCACGGCCATCTCGATCATCGGTGTCGCGGCCGGTGTGGCCTCGTTGATTATCGCGCTGGCGATCACCAACGGCATGCGCCGCGATATGCAGGAGCGGCTCCTCGGCTCGACTGCTCACATCGACCTCATGCGCGTCGCCGCCGACGGCATCCGCGATTGGCATCCGCTGCTCGATCGCCTGCGCAAAGTGCCCCACGTCACCGCCGCCGCCCCCGGGCTCTACGGACAGGTCCTCATCTCGCGCGGCGCGCGGAGCGGAGGCGGTCTCGTCAAAGGCATCATTCCCGCCGAAGAAAGAACCATCGGCGACCTGCTGCAGAAAATCTACGAAGGATCGGCCGATGCCCTCGAACCGGTCAGCGCATCGGCCAGCCAGCCAACCAGCCCCGCCGGGGCACAACCGCTGCCTCCAATCGTGATCGGCAAAGATCTCGCAGAAAATCTCGGCGCAAAGGTCGGCGACACGGTCGTCGTCACCAGCCCGCTGGGCGAGCTGAGCCCGCTCGGATGGATGCCGAAGATTCAGCGATGCATGGTCGCCGGAATCTTCAAATCCGGCTTCTATCAGTACGATTCCAGCTATGCCTTCATGCGTCTCCGCGATGCACAGCGCCTGATGTCCGAGCCCGATTGGATCTCCGTTATCAGCTTCAAAGTCGACGATCTCTACAATGCCGACAAAATTGCCCGCACCATCGAAGATCAGGCTGGCAAAGGCTTCCAGGCAACCAGCTGGATGCAGCAAAACCGTGAGCTCTTCCGCGCGCTGCGGCTTGAGCAGATTGTCACCTTCATCGTGCTCGCGCTCATCGTCTGCGTCGCCGCACTCAATATCCTGATCGCGCTCACAATGATGGTGATGGAAAAGACACGCGACATCGCCGTGCTGATGAGCTTCGGCGTCACCGAAATGCAGGTGCGACGCATCTTCCTCCTGCAGGGTCTGCTGATCTCTGTCATCGGCACCTTCCTCGGCCTCATCCTCGGCTACGCACTCAGCTGGATCGGCGGACATTACCGCTTTCCGCTTGACGCCTCGGTCTATTCCATCGACTATCTCCCCTTCGCGCCAAAGATACGCGACGGCATCATCGTGGCAACCGTCTCACTCGGCGTCAGCCTCATCGCCACCATCTATCCAAGCGGCAGCGCAGCCAAAGTCCTTCCTGCGGAGGCCCTCCGCTATGAGTGA
- a CDS encoding ABC transporter ATP-binding protein: MSDPRLPLDDSSSLEPLPSGTHQRVVLRAEGLTKIYAEVSEGAGGLELFRNLNLTVYAGEMLAIVGESGAGKSTLLHLLAALDKPTSGEVYCGDARLSRFTSRQASEFRNREVGYVWQFHYLLPEFTALENVAMPLLARGMARDAALDRASYWLIEVGLGARGFHRSGELSGGEQQRVSLARALVTEPKLLLADEPTGDLDQKTGQAVFELIQGLHQAHDLTSILVTHNLDFAARCTRTLRLRGGRLEETLSF, from the coding sequence ATGAGTGATCCGCGCCTCCCGCTTGATGACTCCAGCTCACTCGAGCCACTGCCCTCCGGAACCCACCAGCGCGTAGTCCTTCGCGCCGAAGGCCTCACCAAGATTTACGCCGAAGTCTCCGAAGGCGCGGGCGGCCTCGAGCTTTTCCGCAACCTCAACCTCACCGTCTATGCAGGAGAAATGCTCGCCATCGTCGGCGAAAGTGGCGCAGGCAAAAGCACGCTGCTGCACCTGCTCGCCGCCCTCGATAAACCCACCTCAGGCGAGGTTTACTGCGGCGATGCGCGCCTAAGCCGTTTCACCTCAAGGCAAGCCTCCGAGTTCCGCAACCGCGAAGTCGGCTACGTCTGGCAATTTCACTATCTGCTGCCCGAGTTCACTGCACTCGAAAATGTGGCTATGCCTCTGCTGGCTCGCGGTATGGCTCGCGATGCCGCGCTCGATCGGGCAAGCTACTGGCTGATTGAGGTTGGACTGGGAGCCCGAGGATTCCACCGCTCCGGCGAGCTAAGTGGCGGCGAGCAACAGCGCGTCTCACTCGCCCGTGCCCTGGTCACCGAACCAAAGCTGCTGCTGGCCGACGAACCAACCGGCGACCTCGACCAGAAAACCGGCCAGGCAGTATTCGAGTTGATTCAGGGATTGCATCAGGCACACGATCTCACCAGCATCCTGGTCACGCATAATCTTGATTTTGCAGCCAGATGCACCCGGACGCTGCGGCTTCGCGGCGGCCGGCTGGAAGAGACGCTCAGCTTCTAA
- a CDS encoding trimeric intracellular cation channel family protein: protein MTGAAGVDQQTRRGVGRFNLYDPDFLLLVVDLMGVFVFAVEGGLAAIRSNLDVLGLLVISFVTALGGGMIRDLLIGAIPPNSVRDWRYPTTALAGGVVVFYFYQFIQRVPPDLIITLDAVGLALCAIAGSAKAVEYGINPLLSVLMGAVTGVGGGTIRDILLNRVPGVLQSDVYAAAALAGALVVVIGLRFRNIPRWLVMTSGAGVCFTLRMVAVLNHWNLPRVMIQ, encoded by the coding sequence GTGACTGGAGCCGCCGGAGTCGACCAGCAGACACGACGCGGTGTCGGTCGCTTCAATCTCTACGATCCCGACTTCCTGCTCCTCGTCGTCGACCTCATGGGAGTCTTCGTCTTTGCCGTCGAAGGCGGGCTCGCCGCCATCCGCTCCAACCTCGACGTCCTAGGCCTGCTTGTCATCTCATTCGTTACCGCGCTCGGCGGAGGCATGATCCGCGACCTGCTTATTGGGGCCATCCCGCCCAACAGCGTCCGCGACTGGCGCTACCCAACAACCGCCCTAGCTGGCGGAGTCGTCGTCTTCTACTTCTACCAATTCATCCAGCGCGTCCCTCCCGATCTCATCATCACGCTCGACGCCGTGGGACTCGCCCTCTGCGCCATCGCAGGCTCCGCCAAGGCCGTCGAGTACGGTATCAACCCCCTGCTCTCCGTCCTGATGGGAGCCGTCACCGGAGTCGGCGGAGGCACCATCCGCGACATCCTGCTCAACCGCGTCCCCGGCGTCCTCCAGTCCGACGTCTACGCCGCCGCCGCCCTCGCCGGAGCTCTCGTCGTCGTCATCGGTCTCCGCTTCAGAAACATCCCTCGCTGGCTCGTCATGACCTCCGGCGCCGGAGTCTGCTTTACTCTGCGTATGGTCGCCGTCTTGAATCACTGGAATCTCCCCCGCGTCATGATCCAATAG